A single window of Zea mays cultivar B73 chromosome 10, Zm-B73-REFERENCE-NAM-5.0, whole genome shotgun sequence DNA harbors:
- the LOC100194104 gene encoding uncharacterized protein LOC100194104 isoform 2 (isoform 2 is encoded by transcript variant 2) → MPPAAAALLRCAPAVPFAARSSAVSRSGMARRLVAASAAAGRLAPAYRGLLLDAGGTLLQVARPVAETYASIGRRYGVTKTKKRIMEGFKRAFSAPWPKTLRYQGDGRPFWRIVVAEATDCTDGDYFEEVYQYYAHGDAWRLPTGADAALRELKDAGVKLAVVSNFDTRLRKLLKDLNVSEMFDAIVVSSEVGYEKPSPEIFNIALDQIGVEASKAIHVGDDETADMAGANATGLECWLWGKDVTTFSEIQERILTTDGPQ, encoded by the exons ATGCCGCCCGCCGCGGCGGCGCTCCTCCGGTGCGCTCCGGCGGTCCCATTCGCGGCCCGCAGTAGCGCTGTTTCCCGCTCAGGCATGGCGCGGCGTCTGGTGGCAGCGAGCGCTGCGGCCGGCAGGCTGGCACCGGCGTACCGCGGGCTGCTGCTCGACGCCGGTGGCACGCTGCTGCAGGTTGCGCGGCCGGTAGCCGAGACGTATGCCTCCATCGGCCGACGTTACG GTGTGACGAAGACTAAGAAGAGAATCATGGAGGGGTTCAAGCGGGCATTCTCCGCGCCATGGCCGAAGACACTCAGGTACCAG GGAGATGGGCGGCCATTCTGGAGAATTGTCGTGGCAGAAGCGACCGACTGCACTGATGGTGATTATTTCGAAGAAGTGTATCAG TATTATGCGCATGGAGATGCTTGGCGATTGCCTACTGGAGCAGACGCAGCACTGCGTGAGCTGAAGGATGCTGGAG TTAAGCTCGCTGTTGTATCTAACTTCGATACCAGGCTACGGAAATTGCTTAAAGACCTTAATGTCTCCGAGAT GTTTGATGCCATTGTGGTGTCATCCGAGGTCGGATATGAGAAACCTTCCCCAGAGATCTTCAATATAGCATTGG ATCAAATTGGCGTGGAAGCCAGCAAGGCAATCCATGTTGGAGACGATGAAACTGCAGACATGGCAGGTGCCAATGCTACAGGACTTGAGTGCTG GCTGTGGGGTAAGGATGTGACGACGTTTTCGGAAATACAGGAGCGGATTCTGACAACAGATGGTCCTCAATGA
- the LOC100194104 gene encoding uncharacterized protein LOC100194104 isoform 1 (isoform 1 is encoded by transcript variant 1) produces MHSASGLSVCRMFVTIPCGSWMDHCFFQYYAHGDAWRLPTGADAALRELKDAGVKLAVVSNFDTRLRKLLKDLNVSEMFDAIVVSSEVGYEKPSPEIFNIALDQIGVEASKAIHVGDDETADMAGANATGLECWLWGKDVTTFSEIQERILTTDGPQ; encoded by the exons ATGCATTCCGCTTCCGGTTTATCGGTATGTCGAATGTTCGTAACCATACCATGTGGCTCATGGATGGATCATTGTTTCTTCCAGTATTATGCGCATGGAGATGCTTGGCGATTGCCTACTGGAGCAGACGCAGCACTGCGTGAGCTGAAGGATGCTGGAG TTAAGCTCGCTGTTGTATCTAACTTCGATACCAGGCTACGGAAATTGCTTAAAGACCTTAATGTCTCCGAGAT GTTTGATGCCATTGTGGTGTCATCCGAGGTCGGATATGAGAAACCTTCCCCAGAGATCTTCAATATAGCATTGG ATCAAATTGGCGTGGAAGCCAGCAAGGCAATCCATGTTGGAGACGATGAAACTGCAGACATGGCAGGTGCCAATGCTACAGGACTTGAGTGCTG GCTGTGGGGTAAGGATGTGACGACGTTTTCGGAAATACAGGAGCGGATTCTGACAACAGATGGTCCTCAATGA